From the genome of Cedecea lapagei, one region includes:
- a CDS encoding IS110 family RNA-guided transposase has product MQNDHKSSESVILGVDTHLDIHVGAVISQAGKLLGTHIIQTNQTGYLELLDWARSFGCLERAGIEGTGTYGAALTRYLIKNGIYVVEVNRPDRSKRRLEGKSDPLDAENAARSVLSGSSKAIPKMQSGACEALRIISVARRSAVKARTQAINQLRALLVSAPQDVRDKLWKSKPHECVTACINSEVSEYSPLRIALCNTLRSLAKRWMALTEELNELDESLDKLTRKYASHLRSQFGVGPQTAATLLAVAGDNPERLKNEAALASLCGVNPLPASSGKTVRHRLNRGGSREANNALWTIALVRMRSDPRTRIYVDRRTGEGLSTKEILRCLKRYIVRELYPLILSDLAYANRPLLT; this is encoded by the coding sequence ATGCAAAACGACCACAAATCTTCTGAAAGCGTGATCCTGGGGGTTGATACACACCTTGATATTCATGTCGGTGCTGTTATCAGTCAGGCAGGTAAACTGCTTGGCACTCACATTATTCAAACAAATCAAACTGGTTATCTGGAACTACTTGATTGGGCTCGTTCTTTTGGGTGTCTCGAACGAGCTGGCATTGAAGGAACCGGAACGTATGGTGCCGCATTAACACGTTATCTCATTAAGAATGGCATTTATGTGGTTGAAGTTAATCGGCCAGATCGCTCAAAACGTCGCCTTGAAGGGAAGTCAGATCCCCTGGATGCAGAAAATGCAGCCCGGTCAGTTCTTTCAGGGAGCAGCAAGGCCATACCCAAAATGCAGTCCGGCGCGTGTGAAGCTCTCCGGATTATCAGTGTTGCCCGACGCAGTGCAGTAAAAGCCCGCACGCAGGCGATTAATCAGCTTCGTGCGCTGCTGGTTAGTGCCCCGCAGGATGTCCGCGACAAACTCTGGAAATCGAAACCACACGAATGCGTTACCGCCTGCATTAACAGCGAGGTATCAGAGTATTCTCCATTGCGGATAGCCCTGTGCAACACTCTTCGAAGCCTTGCGAAACGATGGATGGCCCTGACTGAAGAGCTGAATGAACTGGACGAATCACTGGATAAACTGACCCGTAAATATGCCAGTCATCTTCGTAGCCAGTTTGGGGTAGGACCACAGACGGCTGCAACACTGCTGGCCGTTGCAGGTGATAACCCCGAACGTTTAAAAAATGAAGCGGCTCTGGCATCGCTCTGTGGCGTAAATCCGTTGCCAGCATCATCGGGAAAAACTGTCAGGCACAGATTAAACCGCGGCGGCTCACGCGAAGCTAATAACGCCCTGTGGACAATAGCCCTTGTGCGTATGCGTAGTGATCCGCGCACAAGAATCTATGTCGACAGAAGGACTGGTGAAGGGCTGTCGACCAAAGAGATCCTGAGATGCCTGAAGCGCTACATCGTCCGTGAACTCTATCCATTGATTTTATCAGATCTCGCCTATGCCAATCGCCCGCTCTTGACATAG
- a CDS encoding MysB family protein: MSMYATLEEAIDAAREQYLADNPSVDEESASVEQFNFQKYVLQDGDIMWQAEFFTDDSEQGECLPMLSGEAAQSVFDGDFDEIELRQEWLEENTLHEWDEGEFQLEPPLDTEEGRTAADEWDER; the protein is encoded by the coding sequence ATGAGCATGTATGCAACCCTGGAAGAAGCCATTGATGCCGCGCGGGAGCAGTATCTTGCCGATAACCCGAGCGTGGATGAAGAGAGCGCCAGCGTCGAGCAGTTTAATTTCCAGAAGTACGTTTTGCAGGATGGCGACATCATGTGGCAGGCCGAATTCTTTACCGACGACAGCGAGCAAGGCGAATGTCTGCCGATGCTAAGCGGTGAAGCGGCGCAAAGCGTGTTTGACGGCGATTTCGATGAGATTGAGCTGCGCCAGGAGTGGCTGGAAGAGAATACGCTGCACGAATGGGACGAAGGTGAATTTCAGCTCGAGCCGCCGCTGGACACCGAAGAGGGGCGCACGGCGGCAGACGAGTGGGATGAGCGTTAG
- a CDS encoding YceK/YidQ family lipoprotein: MAFLLSGCGSIISRTVPGQGHGNQYYPGVRWDVREGAWRYITVLDLPFSLIFDTLLLPIDASHGPYE, encoded by the coding sequence ATGGCCTTTTTGCTGAGCGGCTGCGGCAGCATCATTAGCCGGACGGTGCCGGGGCAGGGGCACGGCAACCAGTACTACCCCGGCGTGCGCTGGGATGTACGCGAGGGCGCATGGCGTTATATTACCGTGCTAGACCTGCCGTTTTCGCTGATCTTCGATACCCTGCTGCTGCCGATTGACGCCAGCCACGGGCCCTATGAGTAG
- the mdoH gene encoding glucans biosynthesis glucosyltransferase MdoH — protein MNKSTEFSPDYIEALPLSAEQKAGLPETDLQAVHEALDAQHHRYERADDSPLASVKARLEASWPGSLGGEQLIADEEGRTQLQAMPKATRASMFPDPWRTNPIGRFWDRLLGRETKSKFASKEEEASEQKWRTVGTIRRYILLILTLAQTVVATWYMKTILPYQGWALINPTDMGGQDLWVSFMQLLPYILQSGILILFAVLFCWVSAGFWTALMGFLQLLMGKDKYSISASTVGDEPINPEHRTALIMPICNEDVDRVFAGLRATWESVKATGQQAHFDVYILSDSYNPDICVAEQKAWMELVAEVQGEGQIFYRRRRRRVKRKSGNIDDFCRRWGNQYSYMVVLDADSVMSGDCLTNLVRLMEANPKAGIIQSSPKASGMDTLYARCQQFATRVYGPLFTAGLHFWQLGESHYWGHNAIIRVKPFIEHCALAPLPGEGNFAGSILSHDFVEAALMRRAGWGVWIAYDLPGSYEELPPNLLDELKRDRRWCQGNLMNFRLFLVKGMHPVHRAVFLTGVMSYLSAPLWFMFLALSTALQVVHALTEPQYFLQPRQLFPVWPQWRPELAIALFASTMVLLFLPKLLSIILIWCKGSKEYGGFLRVTCSLLLEVLFSVLLAPVRMLFHTVFVVSAFLGWEVVWNSPQRDDDSTPWGEAFMRHGSQLLLGLVWAVGMAWLDLRFLFWLAPIVFSLILSPFVSVLSSRASLGLRTKRWKLFLIPEEYSPPQVLVDTENYLELNRSRTLDDGFMHAVFNPSFNALSTAMATARHRKSLVLEIARDRHVEQALNETPDKLNRDRRLVLLSDPMTMSRLHYRVWANPERYSSWVDSYRKLQLNPLALPAK, from the coding sequence ATGAATAAGTCTACTGAATTCTCGCCCGATTACATTGAGGCACTTCCGCTTTCTGCTGAGCAGAAGGCGGGTCTCCCTGAGACCGATCTTCAGGCGGTGCATGAGGCGCTTGACGCGCAGCATCACCGCTATGAACGCGCGGATGACTCTCCCCTTGCTTCGGTAAAAGCTCGCCTCGAGGCGAGCTGGCCGGGATCCCTCGGCGGCGAACAGCTGATAGCCGATGAAGAAGGGCGCACTCAGCTTCAGGCAATGCCGAAAGCGACGCGCGCTTCTATGTTCCCGGACCCGTGGCGTACCAACCCGATTGGCCGTTTCTGGGATCGCCTGCTTGGCCGTGAAACGAAGTCAAAGTTTGCGTCAAAAGAAGAAGAGGCGTCCGAGCAGAAATGGCGTACCGTCGGGACCATCCGTCGCTACATCCTGCTGATCCTGACGCTGGCGCAAACCGTGGTTGCGACCTGGTACATGAAGACGATTCTTCCGTATCAGGGCTGGGCGTTGATTAACCCGACGGACATGGGCGGCCAGGATTTGTGGGTCTCCTTCATGCAGCTGCTGCCGTATATCCTGCAAAGCGGTATCCTGATCCTGTTTGCCGTGCTGTTCTGCTGGGTCTCTGCCGGTTTCTGGACCGCGCTGATGGGCTTCCTGCAGCTGCTCATGGGCAAAGACAAGTACAGCATTTCTGCGTCAACGGTAGGGGATGAACCCATCAACCCTGAGCACCGTACCGCGCTTATTATGCCTATTTGTAATGAAGACGTGGATCGTGTGTTTGCCGGCCTGCGTGCGACCTGGGAGTCCGTAAAGGCGACCGGGCAGCAGGCGCACTTCGACGTCTACATCCTCAGCGACAGCTATAACCCCGATATCTGCGTTGCCGAGCAGAAGGCCTGGATGGAACTGGTGGCTGAGGTGCAGGGCGAAGGGCAAATCTTCTATCGCCGCCGCCGTCGCCGCGTGAAGCGTAAAAGCGGCAACATTGATGACTTCTGCCGCCGCTGGGGCAACCAGTACAGCTACATGGTCGTGCTGGATGCTGACTCCGTCATGAGCGGTGATTGTCTGACGAATCTTGTACGCCTGATGGAAGCCAACCCGAAGGCGGGGATTATTCAGTCTTCGCCAAAAGCCTCCGGTATGGACACGCTGTATGCGCGTTGCCAGCAGTTCGCTACCCGCGTCTATGGCCCGCTGTTTACCGCTGGCCTGCACTTCTGGCAGTTGGGTGAATCCCATTACTGGGGCCACAACGCGATTATCCGCGTCAAGCCGTTCATCGAGCACTGTGCGCTTGCGCCGCTGCCGGGTGAAGGGAACTTTGCTGGTTCGATTCTTTCCCACGACTTCGTGGAAGCCGCGCTGATGCGTCGTGCCGGCTGGGGCGTGTGGATTGCCTACGATCTGCCGGGCTCATACGAAGAACTGCCGCCGAACCTGCTGGATGAGCTGAAGCGCGACCGTCGCTGGTGCCAGGGCAACCTGATGAACTTCCGCCTGTTCCTGGTGAAAGGGATGCACCCTGTCCACCGTGCGGTATTCCTGACGGGCGTAATGTCTTATCTGTCTGCGCCGCTGTGGTTTATGTTCCTCGCGCTGTCGACGGCCCTGCAGGTAGTGCATGCTCTGACCGAGCCGCAGTACTTCCTGCAGCCGCGACAGCTGTTCCCGGTCTGGCCGCAGTGGCGTCCTGAGCTGGCGATTGCGCTGTTTGCCTCGACGATGGTGCTGCTGTTCCTGCCTAAGCTGCTGAGCATCATTCTTATCTGGTGCAAAGGCTCCAAAGAGTACGGCGGCTTCCTGCGTGTGACCTGTTCACTGCTGCTTGAAGTGCTGTTCTCCGTGCTGCTGGCGCCGGTGCGTATGCTGTTCCACACCGTGTTTGTGGTCAGCGCGTTCCTTGGCTGGGAAGTAGTCTGGAACTCACCGCAGCGTGACGATGACTCCACGCCGTGGGGCGAAGCCTTTATGCGCCACGGCTCTCAGCTGCTGCTGGGGCTGGTCTGGGCAGTAGGAATGGCGTGGCTGGATCTGCGCTTCCTGTTCTGGCTGGCGCCGATTGTCTTCTCGCTGATCCTGTCGCCGTTCGTTTCCGTACTCTCGAGCCGGGCGAGCCTTGGCCTGCGCACCAAGCGCTGGAAGCTGTTCCTGATCCCGGAAGAGTATTCTCCGCCTCAGGTGCTGGTGGATACCGAGAACTATCTGGAGCTGAACCGCAGCCGTACGCTGGACGATGGCTTTATGCACGCGGTGTTTAACCCGTCGTTTAACGCCCTCAGTACCGCGATGGCAACGGCTCGTCATCGCAAGAGCCTGGTGCTGGAGATTGCCCGTGACCGTCACGTTGAGCAGGCGCTTAACGAAACGCCGGACAAACTTAACCGTGACCGTCGCCTGGTGCTGCTGAGCGACCCGATGACCATGTCGCGCCTGCATTACCGCGTTTGGGCGAATCCGGAACGCTATTCCTCCTGGGTGGATAGCTACAGGAAGCTGCAGCTTAATCCGCTGGCGCTCCCGGCAAAGTAA